The Asticcacaulis excentricus CB 48 genome includes a window with the following:
- a CDS encoding TonB-dependent receptor, translated as MTVKLKHGVSAMALLISAGVAMAGAAQAQTAPKEGEPQEVVVVGARKALQSAQQIKKNADTVVDSITANDIGAFPDKSVAEALQRVAGITVNRFAATGDTAHFSAEPSGVVVRGLQQVRSEFNGRDIFTADSNRGLSWSDVSPELMGGVDVYKNQTAELIEGGIAGTVNLRTRLPFDQKGRLMAVTGEYTYGDLAKKGAATFSGIYSNRFDTEFGEFGVMINAAHSEVNTNSEGIQLGRMAVVQAPSIWGTSAKRYIPTSIALRDNVYNRVRDGIAAAAQWKSNDGNITATLQYNQSKKREQWEEYVSSSNVPVDVWARDIEYVNTATSNTAACKTGTTCSFDSNGFLQKGTLLSTPDTWFGRAGRAPTASTDSDFFACYNWQSCYTGQYGTTFGTGSRYSDSVNDTRDTSFNLKWRISDKLSASFDVQHVEAIQTNYDITVDMNTQADTAWDLTGDLPQIKVSNGSSFNMAPGGIANPQNYRIHDIMDHVTDSDGTEDAFRADVQYSFDSPWLNMLKFGVRYADRQQTVRWSTYNWANVTNTWSDNNSYDNYFITGANFPNKNAYGVRTLDADFFGGDRTNASSAVFFAMDLLKDQQKLANTFNSTAYTAGGTNAWVPVCKRTNLVDGCFRPAEIADVSEVTKAAYLQLKFGGDDALLFGKFPVTGNIGVRYVKTDNESIGGINFGAGSIVYATTPTSDVTSTVNGVTTTRTVLNPTYFISQADRNFVAVNTNRASNIATHEHWLPSFNARIGIADEWYMRIAASRAMSRPDIGNLKAYTSVGSTIPSQSELVCGVTVVCANNALPVTPANASNIQSLILTYTSDTNNPYLKPVTADQFDLSFENYFSSTGSFTFSLFYKQFHDYITQGVYFRNVTNNGVTRNVRTRGPINADGGAIKGWELSYKRFFDNLPSPWNGLGIDFNYTMLNNTGIKSSNVVVNSGDGTAGQSGGGTSIAANSFTDLPLEGLSDKTFNLVGMYEKGAWSARLAYNWRSEYLVTSQDCCIALPIWQESAGYLDARLAYRFNDHVEVSIEGTNLLNTVTVLKQQVDGATQNSPNDTRLLLPNAWFQNDRRLQAQVRLKF; from the coding sequence ATGACAGTTAAGTTGAAGCACGGCGTTTCGGCTATGGCGCTTCTGATTTCCGCCGGCGTGGCTATGGCCGGCGCGGCACAGGCGCAGACCGCGCCCAAGGAAGGCGAGCCGCAGGAAGTTGTCGTCGTCGGCGCGCGCAAAGCCTTGCAGAGCGCCCAGCAAATCAAGAAGAACGCCGACACGGTCGTCGATTCGATCACGGCCAATGACATCGGGGCCTTCCCAGACAAGTCGGTCGCCGAAGCGCTTCAGCGCGTTGCCGGCATCACGGTCAACCGCTTCGCCGCCACCGGCGACACCGCGCACTTCTCGGCTGAGCCGTCGGGCGTCGTCGTCCGCGGTCTGCAACAGGTGCGTTCGGAATTCAACGGCCGAGACATTTTCACCGCCGACTCCAACCGTGGTCTGTCGTGGTCGGACGTGTCGCCGGAACTGATGGGTGGCGTGGACGTCTATAAGAACCAGACGGCTGAGCTGATCGAAGGCGGTATCGCCGGTACGGTCAATCTGCGTACCCGCCTGCCGTTCGACCAAAAGGGTCGTCTGATGGCTGTAACCGGTGAGTACACTTACGGCGATTTGGCCAAGAAGGGCGCCGCAACCTTCTCCGGCATCTATTCCAACCGTTTTGACACCGAATTCGGCGAATTTGGCGTTATGATCAACGCCGCCCACTCCGAAGTTAACACCAACTCGGAAGGCATCCAACTGGGCCGTATGGCCGTGGTGCAAGCCCCCTCAATCTGGGGCACTTCTGCAAAGCGGTACATCCCTACGAGCATCGCCCTTCGGGACAACGTTTATAACCGCGTCCGCGACGGTATCGCCGCCGCCGCACAATGGAAAAGCAACGACGGTAACATCACCGCGACATTGCAATACAACCAGTCCAAAAAGCGTGAGCAATGGGAAGAATACGTTTCCAGCTCAAACGTACCTGTCGATGTTTGGGCCAGAGACATCGAGTACGTAAACACCGCTACGAGCAATACGGCCGCTTGTAAGACAGGTACGACCTGTTCGTTCGACTCGAACGGTTTCCTGCAAAAAGGAACCCTGCTCAGCACGCCGGACACCTGGTTTGGTCGTGCCGGTCGCGCGCCGACGGCCTCAACGGACAGCGACTTTTTCGCCTGCTATAACTGGCAGTCCTGCTACACAGGTCAATACGGCACGACCTTTGGTACTGGCAGCCGCTACAGCGACAGCGTAAACGACACCCGCGACACCTCCTTCAATCTGAAGTGGCGCATTAGCGACAAACTGAGTGCCAGTTTCGACGTTCAGCACGTTGAGGCGATCCAGACCAATTACGACATTACTGTCGATATGAACACGCAGGCTGATACAGCGTGGGACCTGACTGGAGATTTGCCGCAGATCAAGGTTTCAAATGGTTCCAGCTTCAACATGGCACCAGGCGGTATCGCCAACCCGCAAAACTATCGCATTCACGACATCATGGATCACGTGACGGACTCGGATGGTACCGAAGACGCCTTCCGTGCTGACGTGCAATACAGCTTCGACTCGCCATGGCTTAACATGTTGAAGTTCGGCGTTCGTTATGCTGATCGTCAGCAGACGGTGCGCTGGAGCACCTATAACTGGGCGAACGTCACCAACACCTGGAGTGACAACAACAGCTACGATAATTACTTCATCACCGGTGCGAACTTCCCGAACAAGAATGCCTATGGCGTTCGCACACTGGACGCTGACTTCTTCGGTGGTGACCGCACCAATGCCAGCTCTGCGGTGTTTTTTGCCATGGACCTGCTGAAGGACCAGCAAAAGCTGGCGAATACCTTCAACAGCACGGCTTACACGGCAGGCGGCACCAACGCCTGGGTGCCTGTTTGCAAGCGTACGAATCTCGTGGATGGTTGTTTCCGTCCGGCTGAAATCGCTGATGTATCCGAAGTCACCAAGGCTGCTTACCTGCAACTGAAGTTTGGTGGTGATGATGCCTTGCTGTTCGGTAAATTCCCGGTAACGGGTAATATCGGTGTGCGATATGTCAAGACTGACAACGAGAGCATCGGCGGCATAAACTTTGGTGCCGGCTCTATCGTCTACGCGACAACTCCGACCAGTGACGTCACATCGACGGTAAACGGCGTTACGACGACTCGGACGGTGCTGAACCCGACCTATTTCATTTCCCAAGCCGATCGCAACTTCGTGGCAGTCAACACGAATCGTGCTTCGAACATAGCCACGCATGAACATTGGCTGCCGAGCTTCAACGCCCGTATCGGGATCGCAGATGAATGGTACATGCGGATTGCCGCCTCGCGGGCAATGTCGCGCCCGGATATCGGGAACCTGAAGGCCTACACATCGGTTGGTTCGACCATCCCGTCTCAATCGGAACTGGTTTGTGGCGTAACGGTTGTGTGTGCCAACAACGCCTTGCCGGTGACCCCTGCCAACGCCAGCAATATCCAAAGCCTTATCCTGACGTACACGTCGGATACCAACAACCCGTACCTGAAGCCGGTAACGGCGGATCAGTTCGACCTGTCGTTCGAAAACTACTTCTCTTCGACCGGTTCGTTCACCTTCTCGCTGTTCTATAAGCAGTTCCACGACTACATTACGCAAGGCGTGTACTTCCGTAACGTCACCAACAATGGTGTGACGCGTAATGTTCGCACACGCGGTCCGATCAACGCGGACGGCGGCGCGATCAAGGGTTGGGAACTGTCCTATAAGCGCTTCTTCGACAACCTGCCCTCCCCGTGGAACGGCCTCGGTATCGACTTCAACTACACCATGCTCAACAACACGGGCATCAAGTCGTCGAACGTCGTTGTCAATTCCGGTGACGGCACGGCGGGTCAATCGGGTGGCGGTACGTCAATCGCGGCCAACTCGTTTACCGACCTGCCGCTGGAAGGCCTGTCTGACAAGACCTTCAACCTGGTCGGTATGTACGAAAAGGGTGCCTGGTCGGCGCGTCTGGCCTACAACTGGCGCTCGGAATATCTGGTGACCTCGCAGGATTGCTGTATCGCACTGCCGATCTGGCAGGAATCGGCGGGCTATCTCGACGCTCGTCTGGCCTACCGCTTCAACGACCATGTTGAAGTCTCGATCGAAGGCACGAACCTGCTCAACACCGTGACCGTGCTGAAGCAACAAGTCGATGGGGCGACTCAGAATAGCCCGAACGATACGCGCCTGTTGCTGCCGAACGCCTGGTTCCAGAACGATCGCCGCCTGCAGGCTCAGGTTCGCCTGAAGTTCTGA
- a CDS encoding cupin-like domain-containing protein — MSREVEALKAADEAEIRTRIRRATAPFVVRGLVAQWPAVQRAREGAASLAAYLQGLDNGRPAGVLTASAHLKGRFGYTPDLEALNFSHAQQTLSEVMATLVRLSGHPMPPGLYLQSAPARDHAPEFAVQNPMHLLPPGIGPRLWVGNATRAALHNDHDLNLACLVAGRRHFLLFPPEQVRNLYIGPLGYTPSGRPISIADLDTPDFETFPRLREAFEHAQAVTLEPGDVLFIPRYWWHQVTAEGPVGVLANFWWGGYANPLEDPAVVFNQALGIMAGLSEADRAYWREMFRLHIADPLPAHFEHLPPDARQMTEAERRALVASVEQAVRGYIRE, encoded by the coding sequence ATGAGCCGCGAAGTGGAGGCACTGAAAGCCGCGGATGAGGCTGAGATACGTACGCGTATCCGCCGAGCGACCGCGCCGTTTGTGGTGCGTGGTCTGGTGGCGCAATGGCCGGCGGTTCAGAGGGCGCGGGAGGGGGCGGCTTCGCTGGCGGCTTATCTGCAGGGCCTCGACAACGGTCGCCCTGCCGGGGTGCTGACGGCCAGTGCGCATCTGAAAGGCCGGTTCGGCTACACACCCGATCTTGAAGCTCTGAACTTCAGTCACGCGCAGCAAACCCTCTCCGAAGTCATGGCGACGCTGGTGCGTCTGAGCGGCCATCCGATGCCGCCGGGCCTCTATCTGCAATCGGCGCCGGCTCGCGACCATGCGCCTGAGTTCGCTGTGCAAAACCCGATGCACTTGCTGCCGCCAGGGATCGGGCCGCGTCTGTGGGTCGGCAATGCGACGCGGGCGGCGTTGCATAATGATCACGACCTCAACCTGGCTTGTCTGGTGGCCGGGAGGCGGCATTTCCTGCTCTTCCCGCCGGAACAGGTGCGTAATCTGTATATAGGCCCTCTTGGTTACACGCCATCCGGACGACCAATCAGCATCGCCGACCTCGATACCCCAGACTTCGAGACATTCCCACGCCTGCGTGAGGCCTTTGAACATGCGCAGGCGGTGACGCTGGAGCCGGGGGATGTTCTGTTTATCCCGCGCTACTGGTGGCATCAGGTCACGGCAGAGGGACCGGTGGGCGTGCTGGCCAACTTTTGGTGGGGCGGATATGCGAATCCGCTGGAAGACCCGGCAGTGGTGTTCAATCAGGCGCTGGGCATTATGGCCGGGCTGAGCGAGGCCGATCGGGCCTACTGGCGCGAAATGTTCCGGCTCCACATTGCCGACCCGCTCCCGGCACATTTTGAGCACTTGCCCCCTGACGCACGGCAGATGACCGAGGCGGAGCGTCGCGCGCTGGTCGCCAGTGTAGAGCAGGCTGTGCGCGGCTATATTCGTGAATAG
- a CDS encoding MucR family transcriptional regulator, whose translation MEEQNKLTDLVVDIVTAYVGNNSVPASELPALIHSVHKALGGLTGEPEAKVEEAKTPAVSIKKSISDDYIICLEDGRKFKSLKRHLRTKYNMSPEEYRAKWNLPKDYPMVAPNYAAARSNLAKQMGLGTGGRQAARKPRKA comes from the coding sequence ATGGAAGAACAAAACAAGCTGACCGATCTGGTTGTCGATATTGTCACCGCCTATGTCGGTAATAATTCGGTGCCCGCATCTGAATTGCCCGCTCTGATTCACTCGGTGCACAAGGCACTGGGCGGTCTGACCGGTGAACCGGAAGCAAAGGTCGAAGAAGCCAAGACCCCTGCTGTGTCGATCAAAAAGTCGATCTCGGACGACTACATCATTTGTCTGGAAGACGGCCGCAAGTTCAAGTCGCTGAAGCGTCACCTGCGCACCAAGTACAATATGAGCCCCGAAGAATACCGCGCCAAGTGGAACCTACCTAAGGATTATCCGATGGTCGCCCCCAACTATGCCGCGGCGCGCTCCAACCTCGCCAAGCAGATGGGCCTCGGCACCGGTGGTCGCCAGGCCGCCCGCAAGCCGCGCAAGGCGTAA
- a CDS encoding phosphatidylinositol-specific phospholipase C1-like protein codes for MTRRPNLWPVVALVAAVTALPVLAAEPSLEPSAPVGLHMNDLQAVGTHNSYKIAIPPKELALIAVRNAQGAKALDYGHLPLMTQLDLGMRQLEIDVLYDPDGGRYAHPRLPQISGETYDATDMDRPGFKVLHMPDADVRSHCHTFVQCLRQIRDWSDGHPDHVPLLIMMNAKDGAPSLDGGVKPLAYDAKAFDALDAEIRSVFGPERLITPDQVRGAHKTLREGAMAGGWPTLEAARGMVFFTLDEGTAKITVYMRGHASLEGLPVFVNSVSEDADHAAYFTLNDPVKQFERIQAAVKAGFVVRTRADDSTIEARTNDLSRFTKALASGAQYISTDYPTPRPEWSPYQVRLPDGVAARANPLRGPGSRP; via the coding sequence ATGACCCGTCGCCCGAACCTGTGGCCCGTTGTCGCGCTTGTCGCGGCTGTGACCGCCCTGCCCGTCCTCGCGGCAGAGCCGTCGCTGGAACCGTCCGCACCCGTCGGGTTGCACATGAACGACCTTCAGGCGGTGGGTACGCACAACAGCTACAAGATCGCTATTCCGCCGAAAGAACTGGCCCTGATTGCCGTCCGCAATGCGCAGGGGGCGAAGGCGCTCGACTATGGTCATCTGCCTTTGATGACGCAACTTGATCTGGGGATGCGTCAGCTTGAGATCGACGTCCTCTACGACCCGGACGGCGGGCGCTACGCCCACCCGCGCCTGCCGCAGATCAGCGGCGAGACCTATGACGCCACGGATATGGATAGGCCCGGCTTCAAGGTGCTGCACATGCCCGATGCCGATGTGCGCAGCCACTGCCACACCTTCGTACAATGCCTGAGGCAAATCCGCGACTGGTCCGACGGCCACCCGGACCACGTCCCCCTGCTGATCATGATGAATGCTAAGGATGGCGCCCCCAGCCTCGACGGCGGCGTGAAACCACTCGCTTACGACGCTAAGGCCTTCGACGCGCTGGACGCAGAAATTCGCTCGGTCTTCGGGCCGGAGCGGCTCATTACGCCGGATCAGGTGCGTGGCGCGCACAAAACGCTACGTGAGGGGGCGATGGCTGGCGGCTGGCCGACGCTGGAGGCGGCACGCGGCATGGTCTTCTTCACGCTGGACGAAGGTACGGCAAAGATCACTGTCTATATGCGCGGTCACGCCTCGCTGGAGGGCTTGCCGGTCTTCGTCAATTCCGTCTCAGAAGACGCCGACCACGCCGCCTACTTCACCCTTAACGACCCGGTGAAACAGTTCGAGCGCATTCAGGCGGCGGTGAAAGCGGGCTTTGTGGTGCGCACCCGCGCCGATGACTCGACAATTGAGGCGCGCACTAACGATCTCAGCCGCTTCACAAAGGCGCTGGCCTCGGGCGCGCAGTATATTTCCACCGACTACCCCACCCCGCGCCCTGAATGGAGCCCCTATCAGGTCCGCCTGCCCGACGGCGTCGCGGCCCGTGCCAATCCGCTGCGGGGACCGGGGTCGCGCCCCTGA
- a CDS encoding TonB-dependent receptor, with amino-acid sequence MSVSQKTLLAGVACGVLSLSLIYAAPALAQTPALAQTEGAAKASPAADTEEVVVRGFRKSLGQARALKRNSDIVSDVIVAEDMAKFPDLNLAESLQRLPGVAINREGGEGRRVSLRGLGPDFTRVQLNGMEVLGNVDSPMDSRGQTSRDRAFDFNLFASDLFNKVDVKKSFSAEQDEGGMAGTVGLYTAKPFDYKPGLKGAFSLQGGTNSNTEDFQKRGAAMLSYNHDGKFGALLSVAYGERQTQEQGYNTYGAGNQKALAANVSKLSASDQALATAGLLVFQRGNRLSVWGSNQTRLGITTALQWRPVENLTLTLDALHGEFTNKRDELHLATRASVGSTVLGTAMTHSGIPASAQKAPSLNSIQYDEYYSVLYADVDNTVFATETRRQKAENTFDQVVLTADWQVSDTLNINGHIGKEKSTYDLPYSDKFYMEAFGGLITDYTQDPYYGRNTYKWDTTDPNNYRAHEIDFFSSYQTTELENAELNAAYAYGDNLTFKAGLSYRSFGNSGRQYTNDDLLKAEWENGTWGTRPDDKVNSYYKLFTGHKDQSWVIADFDKALTYYGVTRTVNWVRNADYSVTEDTSAAYAQVDFKGMLGGRPVRGNVGLRGYETELTSEGFMSVNGTSKPVTTSKTYSGTLPAFNLVVEASDNVQVRLAASQNLNRPSLTAYAMNGTVSNDTTTNTITVSTGNPNLEPYTSDEYDLGVEWYFGRVGMVTGGVFHKDIDNLVVSKKVTNVSYAATGLPEGLSTGVTANSTVNEYTRPINLNNVKLTGFELSGQTDFVFLPAPFNNLGMVANVTFIDTTTINSVQGVDVKGPLWGVSDVNHNLTIYYETAKWGARVSENFRSDYPIDGGGFASTTYVDAAAFWQVTPSLRLTLDGINLTDEKEIQYNSFWPGGNSARGAKRLWNTTTSGRTVFVGLNWQF; translated from the coding sequence ATGTCTGTTTCGCAAAAGACGCTGCTGGCGGGGGTCGCCTGCGGCGTTCTCAGCCTGTCGCTTATCTACGCCGCGCCGGCCTTGGCGCAAACCCCGGCCCTGGCACAAACCGAAGGTGCTGCCAAGGCTTCGCCCGCCGCTGACACAGAAGAGGTCGTCGTGCGCGGCTTCCGCAAGTCGCTGGGTCAGGCTCGCGCCCTGAAGCGCAATTCGGATATCGTCTCCGACGTCATCGTCGCCGAGGATATGGCCAAATTCCCTGATCTGAACCTGGCGGAATCGCTGCAACGCCTGCCGGGCGTCGCTATCAACCGCGAAGGCGGCGAAGGCCGTCGCGTCTCACTGCGCGGACTGGGCCCCGACTTCACCCGCGTGCAGCTCAACGGCATGGAAGTGCTGGGCAATGTCGACTCGCCGATGGATTCGCGCGGTCAGACCTCACGCGATCGGGCCTTCGACTTCAACCTGTTCGCGTCTGATCTGTTCAACAAGGTCGATGTGAAGAAATCCTTCTCCGCCGAGCAGGACGAAGGCGGCATGGCCGGGACGGTCGGCCTTTATACGGCTAAGCCGTTCGACTACAAGCCGGGCCTAAAGGGTGCGTTTTCTCTGCAAGGCGGCACCAATTCCAACACCGAAGACTTCCAGAAACGCGGCGCGGCCATGCTGTCGTACAATCACGACGGCAAGTTCGGCGCGCTGCTCTCGGTCGCCTACGGTGAGCGCCAGACGCAGGAACAGGGCTACAACACCTACGGTGCGGGTAATCAGAAGGCCCTTGCCGCCAATGTCAGTAAGCTGAGCGCCTCTGATCAGGCGCTGGCCACCGCCGGCCTGCTGGTCTTCCAGCGCGGTAACCGCCTGTCGGTGTGGGGTTCGAACCAGACGCGCCTTGGCATCACAACGGCTCTGCAATGGCGTCCGGTGGAAAACCTGACCCTAACGCTCGATGCGCTGCATGGCGAATTCACCAACAAGCGTGACGAACTGCATCTGGCCACCCGCGCCAGCGTCGGTTCGACCGTCCTCGGCACGGCCATGACCCATTCGGGCATCCCGGCTTCAGCGCAGAAGGCCCCCAGCCTGAATTCGATCCAATATGACGAGTACTACAGCGTCCTCTATGCCGACGTCGATAATACGGTCTTCGCCACAGAAACCCGCCGTCAGAAGGCCGAAAACACCTTCGATCAGGTGGTCCTGACCGCCGACTGGCAGGTGTCAGACACGCTGAATATCAACGGTCATATCGGTAAGGAAAAGTCCACCTACGACCTGCCCTATTCTGACAAGTTCTATATGGAAGCCTTTGGCGGCCTGATCACCGACTACACGCAGGACCCGTATTACGGCCGTAATACCTACAAGTGGGACACGACCGACCCGAACAACTACCGCGCCCACGAAATCGACTTTTTCAGCAGCTATCAGACGACCGAGCTGGAAAATGCCGAACTCAACGCCGCCTATGCCTACGGCGATAACCTAACCTTCAAGGCCGGTCTGTCCTATCGCAGCTTCGGCAATTCGGGCCGTCAGTACACCAATGACGACCTGCTGAAGGCCGAGTGGGAAAACGGCACCTGGGGCACGCGTCCGGACGACAAGGTTAACAGCTATTACAAGCTGTTCACCGGTCACAAGGACCAGTCGTGGGTCATCGCCGACTTTGACAAGGCGCTCACCTATTACGGCGTGACGCGCACCGTGAACTGGGTGCGCAACGCCGATTACAGTGTCACCGAAGACACCAGTGCCGCCTATGCTCAGGTCGATTTCAAGGGCATGCTGGGGGGCCGTCCGGTACGCGGCAATGTCGGTCTGCGCGGATATGAGACGGAACTGACCTCCGAAGGCTTTATGAGCGTCAACGGCACCTCGAAGCCGGTCACGACGTCGAAGACCTATTCAGGCACGCTGCCGGCGTTCAATCTGGTGGTTGAAGCGTCCGACAATGTGCAGGTGCGTCTGGCGGCATCGCAGAACCTCAATCGTCCGTCGCTGACGGCCTATGCCATGAACGGCACGGTCAGCAATGACACCACCACCAACACCATCACCGTCTCGACCGGCAACCCCAATCTCGAACCCTATACGTCCGACGAATACGATCTGGGCGTCGAATGGTATTTCGGCCGCGTTGGCATGGTCACCGGCGGTGTCTTCCATAAGGACATCGACAATCTGGTCGTGTCGAAGAAGGTGACGAATGTCTCCTACGCCGCGACCGGCCTGCCGGAAGGTCTGAGCACCGGGGTGACGGCCAACAGCACGGTCAACGAATATACGCGTCCGATCAACCTCAATAACGTCAAGCTGACGGGCTTTGAGCTGAGCGGTCAGACGGACTTCGTCTTCCTGCCCGCGCCGTTCAACAATCTGGGCATGGTCGCCAACGTCACCTTTATCGACACCACCACGATCAATTCGGTGCAGGGCGTCGATGTGAAGGGGCCGCTGTGGGGCGTGTCGGACGTCAACCACAACCTGACGATCTACTATGAAACCGCCAAGTGGGGCGCGCGTGTCTCTGAAAACTTCCGCTCTGACTATCCGATCGACGGCGGTGGCTTTGCCTCGACCACCTATGTAGACGCGGCCGCCTTCTGGCAGGTGACGCCCAGCCTGCGCCTGACGCTGGACGGTATCAACCTGACCGACGAGAAGGAAATCCAGTACAACAGCTTCTGGCCGGGCGGTAATTCCGCACGCGGGGCCAAGCGTCTGTGGAACACCACGACGTCGGGCCGCACGGTGTTCGTCGGCCTGAACTGGCAGTTCTGA
- a CDS encoding putative bifunctional diguanylate cyclase/phosphodiesterase translates to MPTLFHPVSYHPHLLRQAYRTLGPMLLVNLACVVGASFLLDIANHPLLSGWVLVHVTVILIRGGSWARFHQDKRNWRRKSDYQFWKASYAAGLLVSGSLWSALAVYLFAKHPETASVEAQYAILIILSALAGGATGVTSSFARAGSVYIGLLLLPASLTLLTHDDTHRTLGCLGLIFCGVMLVTLRGNHRLLVRNLTLEDRNLSLIKQLSEVNQVLEAKVSERTERLARLAHTDKLTGLFNRYGLFDWHQKRIEAEPKTRTVVFFLDLDRFKQVNDALSHEAGDKVLTAIAQQIESVAPPQARLARWGGDEFVLACPVTGDVHALVDEVSEAVSRAVDIPLNIEGTDLKLGVSIGWACHPDHDKTFSDIVHAADLATTEVKRSGRGRTLAFDETFAESLRRRFNLSRALSEAIGSDALYVAYQPIVCARTGALLSYEALCRWDHPELGTIRPDEFIRLAEDTDRIVALGNWVLERACTDAVQWRRQGVSAKVAVNVSVKQLTLDTFALHLVSILSRTGLSPTCLEVEVTESVFDDGHIEQVTQTIKHLKALGVNIHIDDFGTGYSSLSRLRHLNVSGIKIDQSFVADLSGQSRVIIESTILIARAFGLTIVAEGVETDDQRETLRTLGVDQLQGYLLGRPQRLSDILGADTLSETAA, encoded by the coding sequence ATGCCGACCCTGTTTCATCCTGTTTCGTATCACCCGCACCTGCTGCGTCAGGCCTATCGCACCCTTGGGCCGATGTTGCTGGTCAATCTGGCCTGCGTAGTCGGGGCCAGCTTCCTGCTCGACATAGCGAACCACCCCCTGTTGTCCGGGTGGGTGCTGGTGCATGTGACCGTCATTCTGATCCGCGGCGGCTCATGGGCGCGCTTTCATCAGGACAAGCGCAACTGGCGGCGTAAGAGCGATTATCAGTTCTGGAAGGCCAGCTATGCGGCGGGCCTGCTAGTCTCCGGCAGCCTGTGGTCGGCTCTCGCCGTCTATCTGTTTGCCAAACACCCTGAAACCGCGTCTGTCGAAGCGCAGTATGCCATCCTGATCATCCTGTCGGCACTGGCGGGCGGGGCCACGGGCGTGACCTCCAGCTTTGCGCGTGCCGGCAGCGTCTATATCGGCCTGCTGCTGCTGCCCGCCTCCCTGACCCTCCTGACCCACGACGATACGCATCGCACCCTGGGCTGTCTGGGCCTGATCTTCTGCGGCGTGATGCTGGTGACGCTGCGTGGCAATCATCGTCTTCTGGTGCGCAATCTCACCCTCGAAGACCGCAATCTCAGCCTGATCAAACAGCTCAGCGAGGTCAATCAGGTGCTGGAGGCCAAGGTCAGCGAACGCACCGAGCGGCTGGCGCGGCTGGCCCACACGGATAAGCTGACCGGCCTGTTCAACCGCTACGGTCTGTTCGACTGGCATCAGAAGCGGATCGAGGCCGAGCCTAAGACCCGCACCGTCGTCTTTTTCCTCGACCTCGACCGTTTCAAGCAGGTCAATGACGCCCTGAGCCACGAGGCCGGCGATAAGGTGCTGACCGCCATCGCCCAGCAGATCGAGTCCGTGGCCCCGCCGCAGGCCCGTCTGGCCCGATGGGGTGGCGATGAGTTTGTTCTGGCCTGCCCGGTCACCGGCGATGTCCATGCGCTGGTCGATGAGGTGTCGGAGGCCGTATCGCGCGCGGTCGATATCCCGCTGAACATCGAAGGCACCGATCTCAAGCTGGGCGTCAGTATCGGCTGGGCCTGCCATCCCGACCACGACAAGACCTTTTCGGACATCGTCCACGCCGCCGATCTGGCCACTACCGAGGTCAAGCGCAGCGGGCGCGGGCGGACGCTCGCCTTTGACGAAACCTTTGCCGAAAGCCTGCGCCGCCGCTTCAACCTCAGCCGCGCCCTCAGCGAAGCCATCGGCAGCGACGCCCTTTACGTTGCTTATCAGCCGATCGTCTGTGCCCGCACCGGCGCGCTTCTCTCCTATGAGGCCCTGTGCCGCTGGGACCATCCGGAGCTGGGCACCATCCGCCCGGACGAGTTCATCCGTCTGGCCGAAGATACCGACCGCATCGTAGCACTCGGCAACTGGGTGCTGGAACGCGCCTGCACCGACGCCGTCCAGTGGCGGCGTCAGGGGGTGAGCGCCAAGGTGGCCGTCAACGTCTCGGTCAAGCAACTGACGCTCGATACCTTCGCCCTGCATCTGGTGTCGATCCTGTCGCGTACCGGCCTCTCGCCTACGTGTCTGGAAGTCGAAGTGACCGAAAGCGTCTTCGATGACGGTCATATCGAGCAGGTCACCCAAACCATCAAACACCTCAAAGCGCTGGGCGTAAACATCCATATCGACGATTTCGGCACGGGTTACTCGTCTCTATCGCGCCTGCGGCACCTCAATGTTAGCGGCATAAAGATCGACCAGTCTTTCGTCGCCGACCTGAGCGGTCAAAGCCGTGTGATCATCGAAAGCACCATACTGATCGCCCGCGCCTTCGGCCTGACCATCGTCGCCGAAGGGGTGGAAACCGACGACCAGCGCGAGACCCTGCGCACGCTGGGGGTTGATCAGCTTCAGGGCTATCTGCTGGGCCGTCCGCAGCGCCTGAGCGACATTCTGGGCGCGGATACGCTGAGCGAAACGGCGGCTTGA
- a CDS encoding HIG1 domain-containing protein has product MDIIVNIAIGLSLLVVLATFIMGMFAFAQNGKEAGAKLNKAMEWRVRTQIIAIGILILSMAIKAGS; this is encoded by the coding sequence ATGGATATCATCGTCAATATTGCTATCGGCCTGTCGTTGCTGGTCGTGCTAGCGACCTTTATCATGGGCATGTTCGCCTTTGCGCAAAACGGCAAGGAAGCGGGCGCAAAGCTCAACAAGGCGATGGAATGGCGCGTGCGGACCCAGATCATCGCCATCGGCATTCTGATCCTCAGCATGGCGATCAAGGCCGGGTCGTAG